The following proteins are co-located in the Methanomassiliicoccales archaeon genome:
- a CDS encoding shikimate kinase, with amino-acid sequence MKGKGRSHGAGTIVNAIAAGKGAAFGLNLITEAEVELDYSKKINVIIEGFEGEPTALVERCVLNVLNREAPRQGYGATVTTRSQIPISRGLKSSSAAANAVVLATYEALGIKVDPLKAVRIGTKSAIEAKVSVTGAFDDACASMLGGVVLTDNRRERVVRQDLLPAGLVAVIHVPGYQVRKSSLPLDRIRAIAPAAEAAFERARKGRYAEAMLINSLAYSSALGQSLDAMYRALGAGAYAAGLSGTGPATVILVEREKVGMIRELFLPEEIMVAELYQPEVKR; translated from the coding sequence ATGAAGGGGAAGGGCAGGTCGCATGGAGCGGGGACCATAGTCAACGCCATCGCCGCGGGGAAAGGGGCAGCATTCGGCTTGAACCTGATTACTGAAGCCGAAGTAGAGCTGGACTACAGCAAGAAGATAAATGTGATCATCGAGGGATTCGAGGGGGAGCCTACCGCTTTGGTGGAGAGATGCGTACTCAACGTGCTCAACCGGGAGGCGCCGAGGCAAGGTTACGGAGCCACGGTGACGACCAGGTCGCAGATACCCATCTCCCGCGGGCTGAAGAGCTCCAGCGCCGCGGCCAACGCCGTGGTCCTGGCAACTTATGAAGCATTAGGAATAAAGGTGGACCCCCTTAAGGCGGTGCGCATCGGCACCAAGAGCGCCATCGAGGCCAAGGTGTCGGTCACAGGAGCGTTCGACGACGCCTGCGCCTCCATGCTGGGAGGCGTGGTGCTCACGGACAACAGGCGGGAGAGAGTGGTGAGACAGGACTTACTCCCGGCAGGCCTGGTAGCCGTGATACACGTCCCTGGTTATCAGGTGCGCAAGTCCTCCCTACCCTTGGATAGGATAAGAGCCATCGCCCCCGCCGCCGAGGCGGCCTTCGAGCGCGCCCGTAAAGGCCGTTACGCCGAGGCCATGCTCATCAATTCCCTGGCTTATTCCTCTGCCTTGGGACAGAGCCTGGATGCCATGTATCGCGCCTTAGGCGCGGGCGCCTATGCCGCGGGCCTATCTGGCACAGGACCAGCCACGGTCATTCTGGTGGAACGGGAAAAAGTAGGAATGATAAGAGAGCTCTTCCTACCCGAGGAAATCATGGTGGCAGAACTTTACCAACCGGAGGTCAAGAGATGA
- the aroA gene encoding 3-phosphoshikimate 1-carboxyvinyltransferase, translated as MRLVVNPSQASGTITASPSKSYSHRALALGLLADGRSQIKEVLLSGDTLATLSATRSFGAKVEIKGPNVIMDGGRLSCPEDVIDCENSGTTMRIMAGIASLLPCATVLTGDASIRKRPMQPLIDALRQLGVECFSTRGNGLAPLVVRGPNKGTRCSIKGDVSSQFISSLLISSALKEVDTEIELTSPLKSRPYVEITLGMMRTFGARVEMNEKGFVVEGRQRYAPQNYRVPGDYSSAAFPLAAGALTGGVSVTGLDPQDRQGDKRIVDILEEMGAEVRRGQSSIRVSQGELEGITVDLADAPDLFPIVAVIGTQAKGTTEIVNAEHVRLKESDRIRATTNFLKAMGAEVRETRDGCLTKGPARLHGAIVDSLEDHRILMAAAVAAMVAQGTTSITHGECFRISYPRFLEDMRSLGADMRLVE; from the coding sequence ATGAGGCTGGTGGTAAATCCATCTCAGGCCAGCGGTACTATCACCGCCTCCCCTTCCAAGAGCTATTCGCATCGGGCGCTGGCGCTTGGACTGCTCGCCGACGGGCGCTCGCAAATAAAGGAGGTGCTGCTCAGCGGTGATACCCTGGCCACTTTGAGCGCGACGCGCTCCTTCGGGGCCAAGGTGGAGATCAAGGGACCGAACGTGATCATGGATGGGGGGAGGCTGAGCTGCCCCGAGGATGTCATAGATTGCGAGAATTCAGGAACTACTATGCGCATCATGGCCGGGATAGCTTCCTTGCTTCCCTGTGCCACCGTACTCACAGGCGATGCTTCCATACGCAAGAGGCCGATGCAACCCCTGATTGATGCATTGCGCCAGCTGGGAGTGGAATGCTTCTCTACCCGCGGGAATGGATTGGCACCCTTGGTGGTGAGAGGGCCGAATAAAGGCACCAGATGCAGCATCAAAGGGGATGTGAGCTCGCAGTTCATCTCCTCCCTGCTCATCTCCTCCGCGTTGAAAGAGGTGGACACGGAGATAGAGCTCACCAGCCCCCTGAAATCCCGGCCTTACGTGGAGATAACCCTGGGCATGATGCGCACCTTCGGGGCCAGGGTGGAGATGAATGAGAAGGGGTTTGTGGTGGAGGGGCGGCAGAGATACGCTCCTCAGAACTATCGTGTTCCGGGCGACTACTCCTCCGCCGCCTTTCCCTTGGCCGCTGGAGCGTTAACCGGAGGTGTGTCCGTGACTGGCCTGGATCCCCAGGACAGGCAGGGCGACAAGCGCATCGTCGACATCCTAGAGGAGATGGGAGCGGAGGTGAGGAGGGGGCAGAGCTCGATTAGGGTGTCTCAGGGCGAGCTTGAAGGCATAACGGTGGACCTGGCGGACGCTCCCGACTTGTTCCCCATCGTGGCCGTGATAGGCACCCAGGCCAAGGGCACGACGGAGATCGTCAATGCTGAGCATGTGCGCCTTAAGGAGAGCGACAGGATCCGCGCCACCACGAACTTCCTCAAGGCCATGGGGGCGGAGGTGCGCGAGACCAGGGATGGCTGCTTGACAAAAGGCCCTGCAAGACTGCACGGTGCCATCGTGGACTCTCTCGAGGACCACCGCATACTCATGGCCGCGGCGGTGGCAGCCATGGTGGCGCAGGGAACCACCTCCATCACGCATGGCGAATGCTTCAGGATATCATACCCTAGATTCCTGGAGGACATGAGAAGCCTAGGGGCAGACATGAGGCTGGTGGAATGA
- the aroC gene encoding chorismate synthase: MNSYGHSFRVTLFGSSHGVGVGCVVDGCPAGITLTQDMVQREMERRRPSPEIGTPRAEEDMVQLQSGIWEEQTTGAPIQIFIVNKDQDSSKYAEFSTRPRPGHADYPALMKYGPAHDIRGGGQFSGRMTAPLVAAGAIAKAVLAEGGVRIAAYTLSIGEVVDYQERRLEDVLDVVYKRPTRAASDELDRRMYSAILAAKEAQDSVGGVVRCLAEGLPVGVGEPFFDTLDGELAKFIFAIPAVKGVEFGSGFSSARLRGSQNNDAYRFEGGKVVTTTNNAGGVLGGMSNGMPLDFKVAFKPTASIPREQRTVDLSAGKEAMLKIEGRHDPCIVPRAVVVVEAATALVLVDLMIRGGFIARQRRCH; encoded by the coding sequence ATGAACAGCTATGGCCATAGCTTTCGTGTGACCCTATTCGGCAGCAGCCATGGAGTAGGGGTCGGCTGTGTGGTGGATGGCTGTCCTGCTGGCATCACCCTCACCCAGGACATGGTGCAGAGGGAGATGGAGCGGCGCCGCCCTTCTCCAGAGATCGGGACTCCCAGGGCAGAGGAGGATATGGTGCAGCTGCAATCCGGCATCTGGGAGGAGCAAACCACCGGCGCGCCCATACAGATCTTCATAGTCAATAAGGACCAGGACAGCTCCAAATACGCAGAGTTCTCGACCAGGCCGAGACCGGGGCATGCAGACTATCCCGCTCTCATGAAATACGGCCCCGCGCACGACATACGCGGCGGAGGCCAGTTCTCAGGGCGCATGACCGCGCCTTTAGTTGCGGCAGGGGCCATCGCCAAGGCGGTGCTGGCAGAGGGGGGCGTGAGGATCGCTGCCTACACCCTCTCGATAGGCGAAGTAGTCGACTACCAGGAGCGGCGCCTGGAAGATGTACTTGATGTTGTCTATAAGAGGCCGACGCGCGCCGCCAGCGACGAGCTCGATAGGCGCATGTACTCCGCGATATTGGCGGCCAAGGAAGCGCAGGACTCGGTGGGAGGGGTGGTGCGCTGCCTGGCGGAAGGGTTGCCCGTGGGAGTGGGTGAGCCCTTCTTCGACACCCTGGATGGGGAGCTGGCCAAGTTCATTTTCGCCATTCCCGCGGTGAAGGGCGTGGAGTTCGGCAGCGGCTTCTCCTCTGCCAGACTTAGGGGGTCGCAGAACAATGACGCCTATCGCTTCGAGGGAGGGAAGGTGGTGACGACGACCAATAACGCTGGCGGCGTGCTGGGAGGGATGAGCAACGGCATGCCCTTGGATTTCAAGGTGGCTTTCAAGCCTACCGCTTCCATTCCCCGAGAGCAGAGGACGGTGGACCTTAGCGCGGGAAAAGAGGCCATGCTTAAAATCGAGGGAAGGCATGACCCATGCATAGTGCCTCGCGCCGTGGTGGTCGTGGAGGCGGCCACGGCATTGGTGCTGGTGGACCTGATGATAAGGGGGGGCTTCATTGCCAGACAACGTCGATGCCATTAG
- a CDS encoding prephenate dehydrogenase/arogenate dehydrogenase family protein: MPDNVDAIRWHIEEVDNQIMDLIAERMRLALQMGQYKVGKGMPVRHVRVEEQVEARYVSRAKQAGISEEAARRIARILVHESVDAQFRIPHAEPRRITVVGGSGKMGAWLCRHFDSQGHKVMVNDIVSSTFFPYENDLKRAVSRADVVVLATPISNSKDMLEKVIALKPKGLVFDICSIKDPILPALRKAVDKGITIASVHPMFGPETISILDKNILICDCGSSEGTEGAKALFSDTGANVHTIKVEEHDRLMSIVLGMSHALNLAFFTALSKSGYSREELDRAASTTFRHQACTAARVAMENPELYYEIQHLNPHTRESFDLMVRSLDEVRQAAMAEEGEEFERLMETGRKYFGGTE, from the coding sequence TTGCCAGACAACGTCGATGCCATTAGATGGCACATAGAGGAAGTGGATAACCAGATAATGGACCTGATCGCGGAGCGCATGCGCTTGGCCCTGCAGATGGGGCAGTATAAGGTGGGCAAGGGCATGCCGGTGAGGCATGTGCGGGTGGAGGAGCAGGTGGAGGCTCGCTACGTCTCCAGGGCCAAACAGGCAGGGATATCGGAGGAGGCGGCTCGCCGCATCGCCCGGATACTAGTCCATGAGAGCGTGGACGCGCAGTTCCGCATTCCCCATGCCGAGCCAAGGAGGATTACGGTGGTAGGAGGCTCAGGGAAGATGGGCGCCTGGCTCTGTCGGCATTTCGATTCGCAAGGCCACAAGGTGATGGTAAATGACATAGTATCCTCCACCTTCTTCCCCTATGAGAACGACCTCAAGAGGGCGGTGTCGCGCGCCGACGTGGTGGTGCTTGCCACCCCCATATCCAATTCCAAGGACATGCTGGAGAAGGTTATAGCCCTTAAGCCTAAGGGATTGGTGTTCGACATATGCTCCATCAAGGACCCCATCCTCCCTGCCTTGAGGAAGGCTGTGGATAAAGGTATCACTATCGCTTCGGTCCATCCCATGTTCGGTCCGGAGACCATCTCCATATTGGACAAGAATATACTGATATGCGATTGCGGCTCCTCGGAGGGGACGGAAGGGGCCAAGGCCCTCTTCTCCGACACTGGGGCCAACGTCCACACCATCAAGGTGGAGGAGCATGACCGGCTCATGTCCATAGTGCTAGGCATGTCACACGCCCTGAACTTAGCCTTCTTTACCGCCTTGAGCAAGAGTGGTTATTCGCGCGAGGAGCTGGATAGGGCTGCCTCCACTACCTTCCGCCATCAGGCCTGCACCGCTGCTCGGGTGGCCATGGAGAACCCAGAGCTTTACTATGAGATACAGCATCTCAATCCGCATACGCGAGAGTCCTTCGACCTTATGGTCAGATCGCTGGATGAGGTCCGCCAGGCGGCCATGGCCGAGGAAGGAGAGGAGTTCGAGCGTCTTATGGAGACGGGACGGAAATATTTCGGAGGGACAGAATGA
- the asd gene encoding aspartate-semialdehyde dehydrogenase, with protein sequence MSRVRVAVLGATGMIGQRFVQLLEGHPWFEMEGLYASERSEGKRLAEVNKVKDHIFKPETLQRRIEQIDIPKIAKNCRVAFSGLPSEVAGEVETKLAEAGVAVFSNASAHRMDADVPILVPEVNAEHLEIVKEQRTYPRGGFIVTNANCSTTGMVFPLRALQDAFGVEQVVVSTYQAVSGAGYPGVPSLDILSNVIPYIKNEEEKMEEETAKILGTYHLGQIHKAEIQVLASCARVPVHDGHLEALTVKTRREANLEECMRVMRDFRGEPQRLDLPSAPKHPIIVREEPDRPQPLWDVNAGEPARAKGMAVTVGRVRKKDKYLKLFLLSHNTIRGGAGGSVINAELAYAQGMLG encoded by the coding sequence ATGAGCAGGGTGAGAGTAGCGGTCCTGGGAGCGACAGGCATGATAGGTCAGCGCTTCGTGCAGCTGCTGGAAGGGCATCCTTGGTTCGAGATGGAAGGGCTGTATGCCTCGGAGAGATCGGAGGGGAAGAGGCTGGCCGAGGTGAATAAGGTCAAGGATCACATCTTCAAGCCTGAGACTCTGCAGCGCAGAATAGAGCAGATCGATATCCCCAAGATAGCCAAGAACTGCAGGGTGGCGTTCTCGGGGCTGCCTTCCGAGGTCGCAGGGGAAGTGGAGACCAAACTGGCGGAGGCGGGAGTTGCGGTTTTCTCCAACGCCTCCGCCCATCGCATGGATGCCGACGTCCCCATCCTCGTCCCCGAGGTGAATGCTGAGCATCTCGAGATCGTCAAGGAGCAGAGGACCTACCCCCGTGGGGGATTCATCGTCACCAACGCCAACTGTTCCACCACAGGCATGGTCTTTCCCCTGAGGGCGTTGCAGGATGCCTTCGGTGTGGAGCAGGTGGTCGTGAGCACGTATCAGGCCGTTTCCGGCGCAGGCTATCCAGGCGTGCCTTCATTGGATATCCTCTCCAACGTCATCCCGTACATAAAGAATGAGGAGGAGAAGATGGAGGAGGAGACGGCGAAGATCCTGGGAACCTATCACCTCGGCCAGATACACAAGGCAGAGATACAGGTGCTGGCATCATGCGCCAGGGTGCCCGTGCACGACGGCCATCTGGAGGCTTTGACGGTGAAGACCAGGAGAGAAGCTAACCTGGAGGAGTGCATGCGCGTGATGAGAGACTTCCGCGGTGAACCGCAGCGTCTGGATCTGCCCTCAGCCCCCAAGCATCCCATCATCGTGCGTGAGGAGCCTGACCGCCCTCAGCCCCTATGGGATGTGAACGCGGGCGAGCCCGCTAGGGCCAAGGGGATGGCGGTCACCGTGGGACGGGTGCGAAAGAAGGATAAGTACCTCAAGTTGTTCCTCCTCTCTCATAACACCATCCGAGGAGGGGCAGGGGGTTCGGTGATAAACGCCGAGCTGGCCTATGCCCAAGGGATGTTGGGCTAG
- a CDS encoding homocysteine biosynthesis protein, which translates to MKRTYEEINQKIKKGDAVVMTAEEAIELVQREGVAKATKEVDVVTTGTFGAMCSSGAFINFGHSEPPIKMTKVWLNDVPAYTGIAAVDAYIGATELREDGNMEYGGAHVIEDLIARRPVRLRAISYGTDCYPRKEIDTYISLMTVNQAYMFNPRNAYQNYGVATNSSERTLFTYMGKLLPKFGNATYSSAGQLSPLLKDPHLRTIGIGTRIFLGGAQGYVAWEGTQYRTTTPERNGVPIGASRTLAVIGDLREMSTEFVRALTYHKYGTTLGVGIGVPIPILDEDLMRSAAVRDEEIFAPVLDYAVASRDRLPIHEVSYAELRSGSIEISGKRVRTSSLSSYAKARQIAETLKDWIQKGEFLLTEKVASLPEERSMRRLDMRSREEVS; encoded by the coding sequence ATGAAGCGCACTTACGAGGAGATAAACCAGAAGATCAAGAAGGGAGACGCGGTGGTCATGACCGCGGAGGAGGCGATCGAGCTGGTGCAACGGGAGGGGGTGGCCAAGGCCACCAAGGAGGTGGACGTGGTCACCACCGGCACCTTCGGGGCCATGTGCTCTTCTGGTGCCTTCATAAACTTCGGGCACTCGGAGCCCCCGATAAAGATGACCAAGGTGTGGCTGAACGACGTGCCTGCCTATACTGGCATAGCGGCCGTGGATGCCTATATAGGCGCCACCGAACTGCGCGAGGATGGCAATATGGAGTATGGCGGAGCGCATGTCATCGAGGATCTTATCGCCCGTAGGCCAGTGAGATTGAGGGCCATCTCCTACGGAACCGATTGCTATCCGCGCAAGGAGATTGACACCTACATCTCGTTGATGACGGTGAATCAGGCTTACATGTTCAACCCCCGCAACGCCTACCAGAATTACGGGGTGGCGACCAATTCTTCAGAGCGCACCTTGTTCACCTATATGGGCAAGCTGCTGCCCAAGTTCGGAAACGCCACCTATTCCAGCGCGGGACAGCTCTCGCCTCTCCTGAAGGACCCTCACCTGCGCACCATCGGCATAGGCACGCGCATCTTCCTGGGAGGGGCGCAGGGCTACGTAGCCTGGGAAGGTACACAATACCGTACCACCACGCCTGAAAGGAACGGGGTGCCCATAGGAGCTTCGCGCACCCTGGCGGTCATAGGCGATCTTAGAGAGATGAGCACGGAATTCGTTCGCGCCCTTACCTATCATAAATATGGCACCACCTTGGGAGTGGGCATAGGCGTGCCCATTCCCATATTGGACGAGGATCTGATGCGTTCCGCCGCGGTCAGGGACGAGGAGATCTTCGCCCCTGTTTTGGACTACGCCGTGGCCTCGCGCGATCGTCTTCCCATACACGAGGTTTCCTACGCCGAGCTGCGCTCGGGCAGCATCGAGATATCGGGCAAGAGGGTGCGGACCTCCTCCCTCTCCTCCTATGCCAAGGCCAGGCAGATAGCCGAGACGCTTAAGGATTGGATTCAGAAAGGGGAGTTCCTGCTGACCGAGAAGGTGGCATCACTGCCCGAGGAAAGGAGCATGAGGAGATTGGACATGCGCTCGCGCGAGGAGGTTTCCTGA
- a CDS encoding 4Fe-4S dicluster domain-containing protein, whose translation MAVRKYLLTFTPENVSEPITYRLVKEFDLMVNILRAEVDESGGRLMIVLEGSGMQIERAVRYLEASHVQVQELKEYIRKDEARCTHCGACISICPVRAFVMDGKTFKVSFLNEKCIACGMCVDACPPGAIRLRAQV comes from the coding sequence ATGGCTGTGCGCAAGTACCTGCTCACCTTCACTCCAGAGAACGTCTCGGAGCCGATAACCTATAGACTGGTGAAGGAATTCGATCTTATGGTTAACATCCTCCGCGCCGAGGTGGATGAGTCGGGTGGAAGGCTGATGATCGTCCTGGAAGGCAGCGGCATGCAGATAGAGAGAGCGGTACGCTATCTGGAAGCCTCACACGTCCAGGTGCAGGAGCTTAAAGAGTACATACGCAAGGACGAGGCCCGCTGCACCCATTGCGGAGCCTGCATCTCCATCTGCCCGGTGAGAGCCTTCGTCATGGACGGGAAGACGTTCAAGGTATCCTTCCTGAATGAGAAGTGCATCGCCTGCGGCATGTGCGTGGACGCCTGTCCTCCGGGAGCCATAAGGCTGAGAGCTCAGGTGTGA
- a CDS encoding UPF0280 family protein: MTADQVRERFQLGETAVTILAEERFLPLAKESIFRCREDILRFISQDPFFRDTLEPYEAPANAPEIVRRMSVASALAGVGPMAAVAGAIAQEAVRSMVEAGARHAIVDNGGDIAMFLSEEAVVGIYAGESRWNGLGMRFPGDERHVSVCTSSGTVGPSISFGMADAAVVVAEDAALADACATRLGNEAKSAEEKSMRRAVELVARIPGVRGALLIIGERMACKGDLPPLVLTKVDLKEVSRPII, translated from the coding sequence GTGACCGCCGACCAGGTGCGAGAGCGCTTCCAGCTGGGCGAGACCGCCGTGACCATCTTGGCCGAGGAGCGTTTCCTGCCTTTGGCCAAGGAATCTATTTTCCGCTGTCGGGAGGATATCCTGCGCTTCATATCCCAAGACCCTTTCTTCCGTGACACCCTGGAGCCATATGAAGCACCTGCGAACGCTCCTGAGATAGTGAGGAGGATGAGCGTGGCCTCAGCCCTGGCCGGAGTGGGGCCCATGGCAGCGGTCGCAGGGGCCATAGCTCAGGAGGCGGTTAGAAGCATGGTGGAGGCAGGAGCCAGGCATGCCATAGTAGACAATGGCGGCGACATTGCCATGTTCCTCTCTGAGGAGGCAGTGGTGGGGATATACGCAGGTGAGTCGAGATGGAACGGGTTGGGCATGCGCTTCCCTGGGGATGAGAGGCATGTCTCGGTCTGCACCTCCTCGGGAACGGTAGGACCCTCCATATCATTCGGAATGGCGGACGCGGCAGTGGTGGTGGCGGAGGACGCGGCCTTGGCGGACGCCTGCGCCACTCGCCTGGGGAACGAGGCGAAGTCGGCGGAGGAGAAGAGCATGAGGAGGGCGGTGGAGCTCGTGGCTCGGATCCCAGGCGTAAGGGGCGCGCTCCTCATCATAGGGGAAAGGATGGCATGCAAAGGAGATCTCCCCCCCTTGGTCCTGACGAAGGTCGACCTGAAGGAGGTTTCGAGACCTATAATATGA